In Pseudobdellovibrionaceae bacterium, the sequence CTCTCCGCCGTACAAAGGGGTTACATAGTCGGCTATTTCTTTCACTGCATTTTGTGCATTTTGCACAGCTATAGACAGCCCTACCTCTTTCATTACGGGGATATCAATAATGTCATCACCCATATAAGCAATTTGCTCATCGTTTAAATTTAATTTTCCTTTTAAATCTTTGTAAGCAGACAGTTTACTAATTCTACCTTTATAAACATATTTAATTTTTAAACGCTTGGCCCTTTCATCAACCACTCCCGATTGGTCACCAGTAATAATGGCCACATCAATTTTGTTTGCCTGCAATAAAGCTATGCCTAGTCCGTCTTGATAATTAAAAGTTTTAGAAATTTCACCACTGGCTGTTAAAGAGCATAGGCCATTGGTTAAAACGCCGTCCATATCAAAAATGACCAATTTTACTTTTTTGGCTTTATCTTTTATGTGTTCTGTAATCTCTTGCTTATCCTTATACATCCACACTCCTTATGTTATAGGCTTACTTATACCGAAGAAATAAACAAAGTCATATAGTAAATTCTTTGACTTTACTCTTAAAGTAGCTTTTAAAGTAGCTTATGAAGCTTTGTAATTTTAATATTGGACAAGATAAACCGTTTTTTTTAATTGCTGGCACTTGCGTGGTAGAGGGTTTAGACATGACCTTAAAAACTGCAGAAACTTTAAAGCAAATTACTGAAAAATTAAATATTCCTTTTATTTACAAATCCTCTTTTGATAAAGCCAACCG encodes:
- a CDS encoding HAD-IIIA family hydrolase — its product is MYKDKQEITEHIKDKAKKVKLVIFDMDGVLTNGLCSLTASGEISKTFNYQDGLGIALLQANKIDVAIITGDQSGVVDERAKRLKIKYVYKGRISKLSAYKDLKGKLNLNDEQIAYMGDDIIDIPVMKEVGLSIAVQNAQNAVKEIADYVTPLYGGEGAARELCDLILSFKKLDPEALVETLEKEISSCK